From the Drechmeria coniospora strain ARSEF 6962 chromosome 02, whole genome shotgun sequence genome, the window TTCCTTTCCGTCCCGTACTTGGCCCGAGCTGGTGCTGGCTGTCATGCCTGCAGCAATAGCTGGACGTCTTCAAAACTCGTTGCCACCCTCGGCTCCTCTCCTCATCCCCTCTCCGCTTCGTCAGTCAAATATTGTCGGTAGCCTACGCATCTCACAACCTCACGCCAAGAAACACAGGAGAACGCAAAAACCAACGTATATTGTGCGATTGCCAAAATGGTCAAGGCTAGTGCGTCTGCCGTTTATTGCTTCATGGGAAGAGAGGCTGGGTGCCGTCAGAGTGGCGGGCGGCTACCTCGAGCTCGTTTGAGCGAGTTCTGCACTCCATGCCCcggccctcgacgaccaCCATTACCACCCTGATGGGCCAAGCACCATGTCTCGTGCCGATTCCCTTGATTGACCGTGCCACCGGCGATTTCCCAAGCGGGCGCTAACCAACCTTGCCTTACATCTAGTTGCTGTCATCCGCGGTGACTCCAAGGTGTCGGGCAACGTCACCTTCGAGCAGGAGTCCGAATCGTCCCCAACCAGGATCACCTGGGACATCACCGGCAacgacgccaacgccaagCGCGGCTTCCACATTCACACCTACGGCGACAACACCAACGGCTGCACCTCAGCCGGGCCTCACTGTGAGTTCgctccgacgccgacttGACCGACTGGCCCATGGAAATTCGCGCATTCTGACCTCATCGAACGGGCAGTCAACCCCTTTAACAAGACACACGGTGCCCccaacgacgaggcccgCCACGTTGGTGACCTGGGCAACAtcgagacggacggccaGGGCAACGCCAAGGGATCCATGAACGACCCTCACGTCAAGCTCATCGGCCCCTacagcgtcgtcggcgtaAGTGATCCTGTCTGAAAGACAGATGGATGCAAGAGAAGACGACTATTCAAAGAAGCTGACGGCTTGCAGCGCACTGTCGTCGTCCACGCCGGCACTGACGATCTTGGAAAGGGCAACAACGACGAGTCTCTCAAGACTGGCAACGCCGGCCCTCGACCAGCTTGCGGTTTGTCCCTCTTCCTCCATAACCCGCCTGCTTGTACATCGGCTGAGTAGATCTCAGGTGTCATTGGCATCGCCAGCTAGTCGCTTGCAGCCACCGGGCGCGGCAGTTGCTGCCGCGAACAGAGGTTGAAAATGCCAATCGATTATCTGGAATGGTTGCAATAATGATTCCGATGAATCTCACAGTGTTGTTGCTCGCATTCACCGGTGCTTTGAGACACCTTTTCCTCCACCGTCATCCCAAGCGTTTCTCTCCGCTGCCCTGCTTGGCCTACCCTCCCAAGTAGCTGCGTCCATCGTAATCCAAGATTCTAGACTGGAGGGCGCAGCCATCCACCCTTGCATCACAGATGCACCATCGACATGGACCGGGTTGATTACAACTGCCATCTATGGACGTGTTTGAACAAGCCGCACGCCTTAATGAATGAGTACTAATATATTGCGCTAttgcactgtaagtaatagtaCCAGTATGGCGAGTGTGTACTTCGGTACATGTCCATTACTACAGTATTTCAGAAGCTGCCCAGCTGCTATTCCTTGTGGCTGCGGCTACCCCTCCCAGGCTGTCCCGCGAAGAGGGGTTGAGGGGTtaacaagtacaagtagagGTATTACTTGGTACACCACACCAATaaggatgta encodes:
- a CDS encoding Superoxide dismutase (RecName: Full=Superoxide dismutase) — encoded protein: MVKAIAVIRGDSKVSGNVTFEQESESSPTRITWDITGNDANAKRGFHIHTYGDNTNGCTSAGPHFNPFNKTHGAPNDEARHVGDLGNIETDGQGNAKGSMNDPHVKLIGPYSVVGRTVVVHAGTDDLGKGNNDESLKTGNAGPRPACGLSLFLHNPPACTSAE